In one window of Bos javanicus breed banteng chromosome 24, ARS-OSU_banteng_1.0, whole genome shotgun sequence DNA:
- the MBD1 gene encoding methyl-CpG-binding domain protein 1 isoform X15 produces the protein MAEDWLDCPALGPGWKRREVFRKSGATCGRSDTYYQSPTGDRIRSKVELTRYLGPACDLTLFDFKQGVLCYPSPKAQSLAITSRKRKKPSKPAKARKCQVGPQKSEVRKEAPRDDTKADTDTVPASLPAPGCCENCGISFSGDGTRRQRLKTLCKDCRAQRIAFNREQRMFKRVGCGECTACQVKEDCGACSTCLLQLPHDVASGLFCKCERRRCLRIVERSRGCGVCRGCQTREDCGRCRVCLRPPRPGLRRQWKCVQRRCLRHLAHRLRRHHQRCQRRPPLAVAPPAGKHGRRRGGCDSKVVPRRRPPRAQSPPPPPPPQPPESPELHPRALAPSPPAEFIYYCVDEDELQPYTNRRQNRKCGTCAACLRRMDCGHCDFCCDKPKFGGSNQKRQKCRWRQCLQFAMKRLLPSVWAGSEDGASPPPAHPRRKRPGSTRRPHLGQTLKPPLATPAAQPDRAQTPVKEEAGSGFVLPPPGTDLVFLREGASSPVQVPGPAPASTETRLQEAQCPGLSWVVALPQVKQEKADAQEDWTPGTAILTSPVLLPGCPSKAVDPGLPAVKQEPPDPEEDKDDNKADSTSDLPPEEEAGGAGTPVITEIFSLGGTRLRDTAVWLPSLQGRQSGREDGCKKWETEDTLAPMSTSWKPQGWPGSHVSLSPPPTSVTWVSCRRSWCPSSQS, from the exons ATGGCTGAGGACTGGCTGGACtgcccagccctgggccctgGCTGGAAGCGCCGTGAGGTTTTTCGCAAGTCAGGTGCCACCTGTGGACGCTCAGACACCTACTACCAGAG CCCCACAGGAGACAGGATCCGAAGCAAAGTTGAGCTGACCCGATACCTGGGCCCTGCATGTGATCTCACCCTCTTCGACTTCAAACAAGGCGTCCTCTGCTATCCATCCCCCAAG GCCCAATCCTTGGCCATCACCAGCAGGAAGCGGAAGAAGCCTTCGAAGCCAGCCAAGGCTCGGAAGTGTCAGGTTGGACCTCAGAAGAGTGAGGTCAGGAAGGAGGCACCAAGGGATGACACCAAGGCTGACACTGACACAGTCCCAGCTTCGCTTCCTGCCCCTGG GTGCTGTGAGAACTGTGGAATCAGCTTTTCAGGAGATGGTACCCGAAGGCAGCGGCTCAAGACTTTGTGCAAGGACTGCCGAG CACAGAGGATCGCTTTCAATCGGGAGCAGAGGATGTTTAAG CGTGTGGGCTGCGGGGAGTGCACGGCCTGCCAGGTAAAGGAAGACTGTGGGGCCTGCTCCACCTGCCTCCTGCAGTTGCCCCATGATGTGGCCTCGGGGCTGTTCTGCAAGTGTGAGCGAAGACGGTGCCTCCGCATTGTGGAAAGG AGCCGAGGGTGTGGAGTGTGCCGGGGCTGTCAGACCCGAGAGGACTGTGGCCGCTGTCGAGTCTGCCTTCGCCCTCCGCGCCCCGGTCTCCGGCGCCAGTGGAAGTGCGTCCAGCGGCGCTGCCTCCGG CACCTTGCTCACCGCCTCCGTCGCCACCATCAGCGATGTCAACGACGCCCTCCCCTGGCTGTGGCTCCCCCTGCT GGTAAACACGGCCGCCGCAGGGGAGGCTGCGACTCCAAGGTGGTGCCCCGGCGGCGTCCACCCCGAGCCCAGTCACCGCCTCCACCTCCCCCACCGCAGCCTCCAGAGTCTCCGGAGCTG CACCCCAGAGCCCTGGCCCCCTCGCCACCTGCTGAATTCATCTATTACTGTGTAGACGAGGACGAGCTA CAGCCTTACACAAACCGTCGGCAGAACCGCAAGTGTGGGACCTGTGCAGCCTGCCTGCGGCGGATGGACTGTGGCCACTGCGACTTCTGCTGTGACAAGCCCAAGTTTGGGGGCAGCAACCAGAAGCGCCAGAAGTGTCGCTGGCGCCAGTGCCTGCAGTTTGCTATG AAGCGGCTGCTGCCAAGTGTCTGGGCAGGGTCCGAAGATGGGGCATCGCCGCCCCCAGCTCACCCTCGTCGAAAGAGGCCTGGCTCTACTCGAAGGCCCCATCTGGGTCAGACCCTGAAGCCTCCCTTGGCCACACCCGCAGCTCAACCAGACCGAGCCCAGACTCCAGTGAAGGAGGAAGCAGGCAGTGGCTTTGTGCTGCCCCCACCTGGCACTGACCTTGTGTTCTTACGGGAGGGTGCAAGCAGTCCCGTGCAGGTGCCTGGCCCAGCCCCGGCTTCCACAGAAACTCGGTTGCAG GAGGCCCAGTGCCCTGGCCTGAGTTGGGTTGTGGCCTTACCCCAGGTGAAGCAAGAGAAGGCGGATGCCCAGGAAGACTGGACACCTGGCACAGCCATCCTGACTTCTCCTGTATTGCTGCCTGGCTGCCCCAGCAAG GCAGTAGACCCAGGCCTGCCAGCAGTGAAGCAAGAGCCACCTGACCCTGAGGAGGACAAGGACGACAACAAGGCTGACTCCACCTCTGACTTGCCcccagaggaggaggcaggaggggctggCACGCCCGTG ATCACGGAGATTTTCAGCCTGGGTGGAACCCGCCTCCGGGACACAGCAGTCTGGTTGCCAAG TCTGCAGGGCAGGCAATCGGGAAGGGAAGATGGATGTAAAAAGTGGGAGACGGAGGACACACTGGCGCCCATGAGCACGAGCTGGAAACCACAAGGATGGCCTGGAAGCCATGTCAGCCTCTCACCACCTCCAACTTCGGTGACGTGGGTGTCCTGCAGAAGAAGCTGGTGCCCTTCATCACAGAGTTAA
- the MBD1 gene encoding methyl-CpG-binding domain protein 1 isoform X16, whose protein sequence is MAEDWLDCPALGPGWKRREVFRKSGATCGRSDTYYQSPTGDRIRSKVELTRYLGPACDLTLFDFKQGVLCYPSPKAQSLAITSRKRKKPSKPAKARKCQVGPQKSEVRKEAPRDDTKADTDTVPASLPAPGCCENCGISFSGDGTRRQRLKTLCKDCRAQRIAFNREQRMFKRVGCGECTACQVKEDCGACSTCLLQLPHDVASGLFCKCERRRCLRIVERSRGCGVCRGCQTREDCGRCRVCLRPPRPGLRRQWKCVQRRCLRHLAHRLRRHHQRCQRRPPLAVAPPAGKHGRRRGGCDSKVVPRRRPPRAQSPPPPPPPQPPESPELHPRALAPSPPAEFIYYCVDEDELQPYTNRRQNRKCGTCAACLRRMDCGHCDFCCDKPKFGGSNQKRQKCRWRQCLQFAMKRLLPSVWAGSEDGASPPPAHPRRKRPGSTRRPHLGQTLKPPLATPAAQPDRAQTPVKEEAGSGFVLPPPGTDLVFLREGASSPVQVPGPAPASTETRLQVKQEKADAQEDWTPGTAILTSPVLLPGCPSKAVDPGLPAVKQEPPDPEEDKDDNKADSTSDLPPEEEAGGAGTPVITEIFSLGGTRLRDTAVWLPSLQGRQSGREDGCKKWETEDTLAPMSTSWKPQGWPGSHVSLSPPPTSVTWVSCRRSWCPSSQS, encoded by the exons ATGGCTGAGGACTGGCTGGACtgcccagccctgggccctgGCTGGAAGCGCCGTGAGGTTTTTCGCAAGTCAGGTGCCACCTGTGGACGCTCAGACACCTACTACCAGAG CCCCACAGGAGACAGGATCCGAAGCAAAGTTGAGCTGACCCGATACCTGGGCCCTGCATGTGATCTCACCCTCTTCGACTTCAAACAAGGCGTCCTCTGCTATCCATCCCCCAAG GCCCAATCCTTGGCCATCACCAGCAGGAAGCGGAAGAAGCCTTCGAAGCCAGCCAAGGCTCGGAAGTGTCAGGTTGGACCTCAGAAGAGTGAGGTCAGGAAGGAGGCACCAAGGGATGACACCAAGGCTGACACTGACACAGTCCCAGCTTCGCTTCCTGCCCCTGG GTGCTGTGAGAACTGTGGAATCAGCTTTTCAGGAGATGGTACCCGAAGGCAGCGGCTCAAGACTTTGTGCAAGGACTGCCGAG CACAGAGGATCGCTTTCAATCGGGAGCAGAGGATGTTTAAG CGTGTGGGCTGCGGGGAGTGCACGGCCTGCCAGGTAAAGGAAGACTGTGGGGCCTGCTCCACCTGCCTCCTGCAGTTGCCCCATGATGTGGCCTCGGGGCTGTTCTGCAAGTGTGAGCGAAGACGGTGCCTCCGCATTGTGGAAAGG AGCCGAGGGTGTGGAGTGTGCCGGGGCTGTCAGACCCGAGAGGACTGTGGCCGCTGTCGAGTCTGCCTTCGCCCTCCGCGCCCCGGTCTCCGGCGCCAGTGGAAGTGCGTCCAGCGGCGCTGCCTCCGG CACCTTGCTCACCGCCTCCGTCGCCACCATCAGCGATGTCAACGACGCCCTCCCCTGGCTGTGGCTCCCCCTGCT GGTAAACACGGCCGCCGCAGGGGAGGCTGCGACTCCAAGGTGGTGCCCCGGCGGCGTCCACCCCGAGCCCAGTCACCGCCTCCACCTCCCCCACCGCAGCCTCCAGAGTCTCCGGAGCTG CACCCCAGAGCCCTGGCCCCCTCGCCACCTGCTGAATTCATCTATTACTGTGTAGACGAGGACGAGCTA CAGCCTTACACAAACCGTCGGCAGAACCGCAAGTGTGGGACCTGTGCAGCCTGCCTGCGGCGGATGGACTGTGGCCACTGCGACTTCTGCTGTGACAAGCCCAAGTTTGGGGGCAGCAACCAGAAGCGCCAGAAGTGTCGCTGGCGCCAGTGCCTGCAGTTTGCTATG AAGCGGCTGCTGCCAAGTGTCTGGGCAGGGTCCGAAGATGGGGCATCGCCGCCCCCAGCTCACCCTCGTCGAAAGAGGCCTGGCTCTACTCGAAGGCCCCATCTGGGTCAGACCCTGAAGCCTCCCTTGGCCACACCCGCAGCTCAACCAGACCGAGCCCAGACTCCAGTGAAGGAGGAAGCAGGCAGTGGCTTTGTGCTGCCCCCACCTGGCACTGACCTTGTGTTCTTACGGGAGGGTGCAAGCAGTCCCGTGCAGGTGCCTGGCCCAGCCCCGGCTTCCACAGAAACTCGGTTGCAG GTGAAGCAAGAGAAGGCGGATGCCCAGGAAGACTGGACACCTGGCACAGCCATCCTGACTTCTCCTGTATTGCTGCCTGGCTGCCCCAGCAAG GCAGTAGACCCAGGCCTGCCAGCAGTGAAGCAAGAGCCACCTGACCCTGAGGAGGACAAGGACGACAACAAGGCTGACTCCACCTCTGACTTGCCcccagaggaggaggcaggaggggctggCACGCCCGTG ATCACGGAGATTTTCAGCCTGGGTGGAACCCGCCTCCGGGACACAGCAGTCTGGTTGCCAAG TCTGCAGGGCAGGCAATCGGGAAGGGAAGATGGATGTAAAAAGTGGGAGACGGAGGACACACTGGCGCCCATGAGCACGAGCTGGAAACCACAAGGATGGCCTGGAAGCCATGTCAGCCTCTCACCACCTCCAACTTCGGTGACGTGGGTGTCCTGCAGAAGAAGCTGGTGCCCTTCATCACAGAGTTAA
- the MBD1 gene encoding methyl-CpG-binding domain protein 1 isoform X21, with product MAEDWLDCPALGPGWKRREVFRKSGATCGRSDTYYQSPTGDRIRSKVELTRYLGPACDLTLFDFKQGVLCYPSPKAQSLAITSRKRKKPSKPAKARKCQVGPQKSEVRKEAPRDDTKADTDTVPASLPAPGCCENCGISFSGDGTRRQRLKTLCKDCRAQRIAFNREQRMFKRVGCGECTACQVKEDCGACSTCLLQLPHDVASGLFCKCERRRCLRIVERSRGCGVCRGCQTREDCGRCRVCLRPPRPGLRRQWKCVQRRCLRGKHGRRRGGCDSKVVPRRRPPRAQSPPPPPPPQPPESPELHPRALAPSPPAEFIYYCVDEDELQPYTNRRQNRKCGTCAACLRRMDCGHCDFCCDKPKFGGSNQKRQKCRWRQCLQFAMKRLLPSVWAGSEDGASPPPAHPRRKRPGSTRRPHLGQTLKPPLATPAAQPDRAQTPVKEEAGSGFVLPPPGTDLVFLREGASSPVQVPGPAPASTETRLQVKQEKADAQEDWTPGTAILTSPVLLPGCPSKAVDPGLPAVKQEPPDPEEDKDDNKADSTSDLPPEEEAGGAGTPVITEIFSLGGTRLRDTAVWLPSLQGRQSGREDGCKKWETEDTLAPMSTSWKPQGWPGSHVSLSPPPTSVTWVSCRRSWCPSSQS from the exons ATGGCTGAGGACTGGCTGGACtgcccagccctgggccctgGCTGGAAGCGCCGTGAGGTTTTTCGCAAGTCAGGTGCCACCTGTGGACGCTCAGACACCTACTACCAGAG CCCCACAGGAGACAGGATCCGAAGCAAAGTTGAGCTGACCCGATACCTGGGCCCTGCATGTGATCTCACCCTCTTCGACTTCAAACAAGGCGTCCTCTGCTATCCATCCCCCAAG GCCCAATCCTTGGCCATCACCAGCAGGAAGCGGAAGAAGCCTTCGAAGCCAGCCAAGGCTCGGAAGTGTCAGGTTGGACCTCAGAAGAGTGAGGTCAGGAAGGAGGCACCAAGGGATGACACCAAGGCTGACACTGACACAGTCCCAGCTTCGCTTCCTGCCCCTGG GTGCTGTGAGAACTGTGGAATCAGCTTTTCAGGAGATGGTACCCGAAGGCAGCGGCTCAAGACTTTGTGCAAGGACTGCCGAG CACAGAGGATCGCTTTCAATCGGGAGCAGAGGATGTTTAAG CGTGTGGGCTGCGGGGAGTGCACGGCCTGCCAGGTAAAGGAAGACTGTGGGGCCTGCTCCACCTGCCTCCTGCAGTTGCCCCATGATGTGGCCTCGGGGCTGTTCTGCAAGTGTGAGCGAAGACGGTGCCTCCGCATTGTGGAAAGG AGCCGAGGGTGTGGAGTGTGCCGGGGCTGTCAGACCCGAGAGGACTGTGGCCGCTGTCGAGTCTGCCTTCGCCCTCCGCGCCCCGGTCTCCGGCGCCAGTGGAAGTGCGTCCAGCGGCGCTGCCTCCGG GGTAAACACGGCCGCCGCAGGGGAGGCTGCGACTCCAAGGTGGTGCCCCGGCGGCGTCCACCCCGAGCCCAGTCACCGCCTCCACCTCCCCCACCGCAGCCTCCAGAGTCTCCGGAGCTG CACCCCAGAGCCCTGGCCCCCTCGCCACCTGCTGAATTCATCTATTACTGTGTAGACGAGGACGAGCTA CAGCCTTACACAAACCGTCGGCAGAACCGCAAGTGTGGGACCTGTGCAGCCTGCCTGCGGCGGATGGACTGTGGCCACTGCGACTTCTGCTGTGACAAGCCCAAGTTTGGGGGCAGCAACCAGAAGCGCCAGAAGTGTCGCTGGCGCCAGTGCCTGCAGTTTGCTATG AAGCGGCTGCTGCCAAGTGTCTGGGCAGGGTCCGAAGATGGGGCATCGCCGCCCCCAGCTCACCCTCGTCGAAAGAGGCCTGGCTCTACTCGAAGGCCCCATCTGGGTCAGACCCTGAAGCCTCCCTTGGCCACACCCGCAGCTCAACCAGACCGAGCCCAGACTCCAGTGAAGGAGGAAGCAGGCAGTGGCTTTGTGCTGCCCCCACCTGGCACTGACCTTGTGTTCTTACGGGAGGGTGCAAGCAGTCCCGTGCAGGTGCCTGGCCCAGCCCCGGCTTCCACAGAAACTCGGTTGCAG GTGAAGCAAGAGAAGGCGGATGCCCAGGAAGACTGGACACCTGGCACAGCCATCCTGACTTCTCCTGTATTGCTGCCTGGCTGCCCCAGCAAG GCAGTAGACCCAGGCCTGCCAGCAGTGAAGCAAGAGCCACCTGACCCTGAGGAGGACAAGGACGACAACAAGGCTGACTCCACCTCTGACTTGCCcccagaggaggaggcaggaggggctggCACGCCCGTG ATCACGGAGATTTTCAGCCTGGGTGGAACCCGCCTCCGGGACACAGCAGTCTGGTTGCCAAG TCTGCAGGGCAGGCAATCGGGAAGGGAAGATGGATGTAAAAAGTGGGAGACGGAGGACACACTGGCGCCCATGAGCACGAGCTGGAAACCACAAGGATGGCCTGGAAGCCATGTCAGCCTCTCACCACCTCCAACTTCGGTGACGTGGGTGTCCTGCAGAAGAAGCTGGTGCCCTTCATCACAGAGTTAA
- the MBD1 gene encoding methyl-CpG-binding domain protein 1 isoform X19: protein MAEDWLDCPALGPGWKRREVFRKSGATCGRSDTYYQSPTGDRIRSKVELTRYLGPACDLTLFDFKQGVLCYPSPKAQSLAITSRKRKKPSKPAKARKCQVGPQKSEVRKEAPRDDTKADTDTVPASLPAPGCCENCGISFSGDGTRRQRLKTLCKDCRAQRIAFNREQRMFKRVGCGECTACQVKEDCGACSTCLLQLPHDVASGLFCKCERRRCLRIVERSRGCGVCRGCQTREDCGRCRVCLRPPRPGLRRQWKCVQRRCLRGKHGRRRGGCDSKVVPRRRPPRAQSPPPPPPPQPPESPELHPRALAPSPPAEFIYYCVDEDELPYTNRRQNRKCGTCAACLRRMDCGHCDFCCDKPKFGGSNQKRQKCRWRQCLQFAMKRLLPSVWAGSEDGASPPPAHPRRKRPGSTRRPHLGQTLKPPLATPAAQPDRAQTPVKEEAGSGFVLPPPGTDLVFLREGASSPVQVPGPAPASTETRLQEAQCPGLSWVVALPQVKQEKADAQEDWTPGTAILTSPVLLPGCPSKAVDPGLPAVKQEPPDPEEDKDDNKADSTSDLPPEEEAGGAGTPVITEIFSLGGTRLRDTAVWLPSLQGRQSGREDGCKKWETEDTLAPMSTSWKPQGWPGSHVSLSPPPTSVTWVSCRRSWCPSSQS, encoded by the exons ATGGCTGAGGACTGGCTGGACtgcccagccctgggccctgGCTGGAAGCGCCGTGAGGTTTTTCGCAAGTCAGGTGCCACCTGTGGACGCTCAGACACCTACTACCAGAG CCCCACAGGAGACAGGATCCGAAGCAAAGTTGAGCTGACCCGATACCTGGGCCCTGCATGTGATCTCACCCTCTTCGACTTCAAACAAGGCGTCCTCTGCTATCCATCCCCCAAG GCCCAATCCTTGGCCATCACCAGCAGGAAGCGGAAGAAGCCTTCGAAGCCAGCCAAGGCTCGGAAGTGTCAGGTTGGACCTCAGAAGAGTGAGGTCAGGAAGGAGGCACCAAGGGATGACACCAAGGCTGACACTGACACAGTCCCAGCTTCGCTTCCTGCCCCTGG GTGCTGTGAGAACTGTGGAATCAGCTTTTCAGGAGATGGTACCCGAAGGCAGCGGCTCAAGACTTTGTGCAAGGACTGCCGAG CACAGAGGATCGCTTTCAATCGGGAGCAGAGGATGTTTAAG CGTGTGGGCTGCGGGGAGTGCACGGCCTGCCAGGTAAAGGAAGACTGTGGGGCCTGCTCCACCTGCCTCCTGCAGTTGCCCCATGATGTGGCCTCGGGGCTGTTCTGCAAGTGTGAGCGAAGACGGTGCCTCCGCATTGTGGAAAGG AGCCGAGGGTGTGGAGTGTGCCGGGGCTGTCAGACCCGAGAGGACTGTGGCCGCTGTCGAGTCTGCCTTCGCCCTCCGCGCCCCGGTCTCCGGCGCCAGTGGAAGTGCGTCCAGCGGCGCTGCCTCCGG GGTAAACACGGCCGCCGCAGGGGAGGCTGCGACTCCAAGGTGGTGCCCCGGCGGCGTCCACCCCGAGCCCAGTCACCGCCTCCACCTCCCCCACCGCAGCCTCCAGAGTCTCCGGAGCTG CACCCCAGAGCCCTGGCCCCCTCGCCACCTGCTGAATTCATCTATTACTGTGTAGACGAGGACGAGCTA CCTTACACAAACCGTCGGCAGAACCGCAAGTGTGGGACCTGTGCAGCCTGCCTGCGGCGGATGGACTGTGGCCACTGCGACTTCTGCTGTGACAAGCCCAAGTTTGGGGGCAGCAACCAGAAGCGCCAGAAGTGTCGCTGGCGCCAGTGCCTGCAGTTTGCTATG AAGCGGCTGCTGCCAAGTGTCTGGGCAGGGTCCGAAGATGGGGCATCGCCGCCCCCAGCTCACCCTCGTCGAAAGAGGCCTGGCTCTACTCGAAGGCCCCATCTGGGTCAGACCCTGAAGCCTCCCTTGGCCACACCCGCAGCTCAACCAGACCGAGCCCAGACTCCAGTGAAGGAGGAAGCAGGCAGTGGCTTTGTGCTGCCCCCACCTGGCACTGACCTTGTGTTCTTACGGGAGGGTGCAAGCAGTCCCGTGCAGGTGCCTGGCCCAGCCCCGGCTTCCACAGAAACTCGGTTGCAG GAGGCCCAGTGCCCTGGCCTGAGTTGGGTTGTGGCCTTACCCCAGGTGAAGCAAGAGAAGGCGGATGCCCAGGAAGACTGGACACCTGGCACAGCCATCCTGACTTCTCCTGTATTGCTGCCTGGCTGCCCCAGCAAG GCAGTAGACCCAGGCCTGCCAGCAGTGAAGCAAGAGCCACCTGACCCTGAGGAGGACAAGGACGACAACAAGGCTGACTCCACCTCTGACTTGCCcccagaggaggaggcaggaggggctggCACGCCCGTG ATCACGGAGATTTTCAGCCTGGGTGGAACCCGCCTCCGGGACACAGCAGTCTGGTTGCCAAG TCTGCAGGGCAGGCAATCGGGAAGGGAAGATGGATGTAAAAAGTGGGAGACGGAGGACACACTGGCGCCCATGAGCACGAGCTGGAAACCACAAGGATGGCCTGGAAGCCATGTCAGCCTCTCACCACCTCCAACTTCGGTGACGTGGGTGTCCTGCAGAAGAAGCTGGTGCCCTTCATCACAGAGTTAA
- the MBD1 gene encoding methyl-CpG-binding domain protein 1 isoform X33: protein MAEDWLDCPALGPGWKRREVFRKSGATCGRSDTYYQSPTGDRIRSKVELTRYLGPACDLTLFDFKQGVLCYPSPKAQSLAITSRKRKKPSKPAKARKCQVGPQKSEVRKEAPRDDTKADTDTVPASLPAPGCCENCGISFSGDGTRRQRLKTLCKDCRAQRIAFNREQRMFKRVGCGECTACQVKEDCGACSTCLLQLPHDVASGLFCKCERRRCLRIVERSRGCGVCRGCQTREDCGRCRVCLRPPRPGLRRQWKCVQRRCLRGKHGRRRGGCDSKVVPRRRPPRAQSPPPPPPPQPPESPELHPRALAPSPPAEFIYYCVDEDELQPYTNRRQNRKCGTCAACLRRMDCGHCDFCCDKPKFGGSNQKRQKCRWRQCLQFAMKRLLPSVWAGSEDGASPPPAHPRRKRPGSTRRPHLGQTLKPPLATPAAQPDRAQTPVKEEAGSGFVLPPPGTDLVFLREGASSPVQVPGPAPASTETRLQAVDPGLPAVKQEPPDPEEDKDDNKADSTSDLPPEEEAGGAGTPVITEIFSLGGTRLRDTAVWLPSLQGRQSGREDGCKKWETEDTLAPMSTSWKPQGWPGSHVSLSPPPTSVTWVSCRRSWCPSSQS, encoded by the exons ATGGCTGAGGACTGGCTGGACtgcccagccctgggccctgGCTGGAAGCGCCGTGAGGTTTTTCGCAAGTCAGGTGCCACCTGTGGACGCTCAGACACCTACTACCAGAG CCCCACAGGAGACAGGATCCGAAGCAAAGTTGAGCTGACCCGATACCTGGGCCCTGCATGTGATCTCACCCTCTTCGACTTCAAACAAGGCGTCCTCTGCTATCCATCCCCCAAG GCCCAATCCTTGGCCATCACCAGCAGGAAGCGGAAGAAGCCTTCGAAGCCAGCCAAGGCTCGGAAGTGTCAGGTTGGACCTCAGAAGAGTGAGGTCAGGAAGGAGGCACCAAGGGATGACACCAAGGCTGACACTGACACAGTCCCAGCTTCGCTTCCTGCCCCTGG GTGCTGTGAGAACTGTGGAATCAGCTTTTCAGGAGATGGTACCCGAAGGCAGCGGCTCAAGACTTTGTGCAAGGACTGCCGAG CACAGAGGATCGCTTTCAATCGGGAGCAGAGGATGTTTAAG CGTGTGGGCTGCGGGGAGTGCACGGCCTGCCAGGTAAAGGAAGACTGTGGGGCCTGCTCCACCTGCCTCCTGCAGTTGCCCCATGATGTGGCCTCGGGGCTGTTCTGCAAGTGTGAGCGAAGACGGTGCCTCCGCATTGTGGAAAGG AGCCGAGGGTGTGGAGTGTGCCGGGGCTGTCAGACCCGAGAGGACTGTGGCCGCTGTCGAGTCTGCCTTCGCCCTCCGCGCCCCGGTCTCCGGCGCCAGTGGAAGTGCGTCCAGCGGCGCTGCCTCCGG GGTAAACACGGCCGCCGCAGGGGAGGCTGCGACTCCAAGGTGGTGCCCCGGCGGCGTCCACCCCGAGCCCAGTCACCGCCTCCACCTCCCCCACCGCAGCCTCCAGAGTCTCCGGAGCTG CACCCCAGAGCCCTGGCCCCCTCGCCACCTGCTGAATTCATCTATTACTGTGTAGACGAGGACGAGCTA CAGCCTTACACAAACCGTCGGCAGAACCGCAAGTGTGGGACCTGTGCAGCCTGCCTGCGGCGGATGGACTGTGGCCACTGCGACTTCTGCTGTGACAAGCCCAAGTTTGGGGGCAGCAACCAGAAGCGCCAGAAGTGTCGCTGGCGCCAGTGCCTGCAGTTTGCTATG AAGCGGCTGCTGCCAAGTGTCTGGGCAGGGTCCGAAGATGGGGCATCGCCGCCCCCAGCTCACCCTCGTCGAAAGAGGCCTGGCTCTACTCGAAGGCCCCATCTGGGTCAGACCCTGAAGCCTCCCTTGGCCACACCCGCAGCTCAACCAGACCGAGCCCAGACTCCAGTGAAGGAGGAAGCAGGCAGTGGCTTTGTGCTGCCCCCACCTGGCACTGACCTTGTGTTCTTACGGGAGGGTGCAAGCAGTCCCGTGCAGGTGCCTGGCCCAGCCCCGGCTTCCACAGAAACTCGGTTGCAG GCAGTAGACCCAGGCCTGCCAGCAGTGAAGCAAGAGCCACCTGACCCTGAGGAGGACAAGGACGACAACAAGGCTGACTCCACCTCTGACTTGCCcccagaggaggaggcaggaggggctggCACGCCCGTG ATCACGGAGATTTTCAGCCTGGGTGGAACCCGCCTCCGGGACACAGCAGTCTGGTTGCCAAG TCTGCAGGGCAGGCAATCGGGAAGGGAAGATGGATGTAAAAAGTGGGAGACGGAGGACACACTGGCGCCCATGAGCACGAGCTGGAAACCACAAGGATGGCCTGGAAGCCATGTCAGCCTCTCACCACCTCCAACTTCGGTGACGTGGGTGTCCTGCAGAAGAAGCTGGTGCCCTTCATCACAGAGTTAA